Below is a genomic region from Candidatus Effluviviaceae Genus I sp..
CTCGCCGCCGATGCTCACGCGGTCGCCGGTCCTGCCGCCGGCGTTGATCCTGGAGATCTCGCCGGACGCCGCGTGGCGGCTCGTGAGGGACTCCACCCGCTCCATCTCGGCGAAGGCCGCCTCGATGGCCCCGCGGCCGCGCTCGGAGTCGTTCGTGAACACGGTGACGGAGACGACCGTGCCCAGGAGAAGCCGCTGGTCCTCAAGCCTCGCCGGCCCGGCGGCGCCGCCACGCCGCACGGCGTACGTCGCCACGAGCGCAACGACGAGCGCGAACCCAAGGATCTCGAGGAGGAGCCGCCTCCGCTCGCCCGTCACCCGGTCCCCCAACGCGCCATGCCCATGTCCCGCCGCAAGGAAGCGAAGTGACGATACCACGCGGGGATGCCCAAGTCAAAGGGGGGTCAGCCGCCGGCGGCCACCAGCGCCGAGAGGGCGATGACGACGCCGAGCACGGCGTGGAGCTTGAGAGCGGCCCGCTGCGCCGCGGCGAGGTCGGCCGGTCGAGCGTGCCGGGACCAGCAGTCCACGACGACGGTCCGCGCCAGGCCGAACGCGAGCACGGCGACGAGCGTGAGCGGGATGAGAGACGCCGTGAAGACGGCGAGGAACAGGCTCGCGAAGGCGAGCGTCGTGAGCGCGAGAACGCCCCAGCGACCGGCCGCGCGGGCGCCGACGCGCGTCACGAGCGTGGCCTTGCCCGCCGCCGCGTCGGGCACGGCGTCCACGATCTCATTGACCCAGAGAACGAGCGCGACGGCGAACGAGAGCGGCAGGGACGCGACCACGACCTGCCACGAGACCGTGCGCGCCTGCACGAAGTACGCGCCCACGACCGGCAGCACGCCGAAGAGGAGCGCGACCGCGACCTCGCCGAGGCCCCTGTGCGAGAGCTTGAGAGGCGGCGCCGTGTAGAAGTAGCCTCCCAGAACGCCGACGACCCCGAGGACCAGCGCCAGATTGCCCGGCAGGACCGCGTTGAGCCACAGGCCGAGGCCGGCCGCCGCCGCGTAGCAGGCGATCGCGCCCGCGAGGAATGCCCCGGCCGGTAGCGCGCCGGCCTGGATGAGTCCCGAACCGCCTGAGAGCGAGCCGTGCCTCGGGTTCACGCGGTCGGCCGCGCTGCGGTCGTCGTGGTACTCGTTGGCGAGGTTGGAGGCGATGTGGATGAGGAGCACGGCAAGGAGCGTGACGGCGAACCGCCCCGAGCTCCAGACGAACCCCTCGGGCCGAAGCCAGAACGGCAGCGTCGAGCCCACGAGCACCGGGAGGATCGACACGGGCCAGAAGTGGACCCGCGTGGCCAGGAGGATCCGGAGCGGCGTGCCCGGGCGTCCTTGCCGTCCCGCCATCTCGCCGCGCGCCATGTCAGGACCTCTCCTTCTGCGGGCCGAGGGCCCCGACCATCGTGATCGCCCGGGTCGGGCAGACGTCGAGGCACAGCCCGCACCCGATGCAGGCCCCGCGCGAGACCTCGTGCCGCTGTCCGGGCTCGCCCGTGATCGCCTTGACCGGGCAGACCTCCTTGCACCGGCCCTTTCCCTCGCAGCGCGAGCCGATGAGCGCCTTCGGGCGGACCTTCACCTCGTCGATGATCGCCTTGGTCGGGCACACGGCCGCGCAGATCCCGCAGTTCGTGCACTTCGTGTAGTCGATGACGGCGAGGTTGTCGTCCATGCGGATCGCGCCGTGGGGGCACTTCTTCACGCACAGCTGGCAGGCGATGCACGCGACCGAGCAGACCTTCTTCGCCGCCGGGCCCTTGTCGTGCGACGAGCACCGAACATGGACCCGCATGTCGCGCGGCGCGAGCTCGATGATCCCGACGGGGCAGGCCTCGACGCACTTGCCGCATCCCGTGCAGCGCTTCGCATCGATGCGGACGCGTCCTTCCTCGTCGATCGCGATGGCTCCGAAGGGGCAGACCGAGCGGCAGGTGCCGAGGCCCAGGCATCCGAAGATGCACGCCTTGGGATGCCCTCCGACGAGCAGGGCCGCCCGGCAGTCCTCGATCCCCTCGTAGGTCACGCGCTGGACGGACGTGGATGCGCCCCCTGCGCAGTGCACGACGGCGACCTTGGGAACGAGCTGCGCGTGCTCCGTGCCGAGGATCTCGGCGACCTTCACCATCGTCTCGTTCCCGCCGGGCGGGCAGACGGCGCCCTCCGCGACGTCGCCCTTCACGGCGGCCTCCGCGAACCCCTGGCAGCCGGGGAACCCGCAGGCGCCGCAGTTCACCCCGGGGAGCGCCGCGAGCACCTTCTCGACCCTGGGGTCGCGGCGCACGGCGAACACGCGGGACGCGTACGCGAGCATCGCGCCGAACGCGGCGGCAAGCCCGGTGAGCGACACCACGGATCTCGCAAGGACCGACTGCACTCCGTCCTCCTGCCCTCTACCCGACCCGGAGCCCGGTGAAGCCGAGGAACGCTATGGCCATGAGCCCCGCGATGACGAACGTGATCGGGATGCCGCGCATCGACTTCGGGATCGCGTCGAGCTGGATGCGCTCCCGGATGGCCGCCATGAGCACGAGCGCCAGCGTGAACCCGACGCCGGCAGCGAATCCGTGCACGACGGTGTAGATGAAGCTCGCGTTCCGGGCGATCCCCGTCACCATGAACTCGTCCACGTTCACGACGGCGACGCCGAGCACCGCGCAGTTGGTCGTGATGAGCGGGAGGTAGATCCCGAGCGACCTGTGGAGCGCGGGCGCCGTCTTCTCCATCACCATCTCGACGAACTGCACGAGGGTCGCGATGACGAGGATGAAGGCGATCGTCCTCAGGTAGACGATGCCGAGCGGGACGAGGAGGTACGTGTACACGAACCACGTCGCGAGCGACGCGAGGGTCATCACGAAGATGACGGCCATGCCCATGCCCACCGCCGAGTCCAGGTCCTTCGAGACGCCGACGAACGGGCACAGCCCGAGATAGCGCATGAGCACGAAGTTCGAGACGAAGATCGCGCCGACCACAACGGCGAGCAGATGACCGAGGTCCATCGCCTACCCCTTCGGGTTCCGGGCCGCGTCCGCCTTCCGCGCCGCCCTGGCGTCGAGCACGTTGAGGTACCCCATGAGGAGGCCCATCGTGATGAACCCCCCGGGCGCCAGGAGCACGAGCAGCACCGGCTGGAACTTCGGGCCGAACACCATGTACCCGAACAGCTTGCCGTCGCCGAGGACCTCGCGGATCGTCCCGATGACGACGAGCGCGAGCGTGAAGCCGATGCCCATGCCCACGGCGTCCAGGATCGACGCGCGCAGGCCGCTCTTCGCGGCGAACGCCTCGGCCCTGGCCATGATGATGCAGTTCACGACGATGAGCGGGATGAAGATCCCGAGCGACTTCGAGAGCTCGGGAAGATACGCGCCCATGACGAGCTCGACGATCGTGACGAAGCTCGCGATCACGATGATGAAGCAGGGAATGCGCACCCTCGCCGGGATGAGCTTCCTGAGAAGCGAGATCACGACGTTCGACCCGAGGAGCACGAAGGTCGCCGCGGCGCCCATGCCGAGGCCGTTCTCGACCGACGTGGTGACGGCGAGCGTGGGGCACAGCCCGAGGGCGAGCCGGAACACCGGGTTCTCCCGGTAGACGCCCTTCACGAGCTCCCGCATGGAACTCATGGCGCCGCCTCCGTCGTCGACGTCGGGACGCCCGGCTCAGCCCGAGCCGCCGTCGCGCCCTGCTCCGCCGCCTCGACCGGTGCCACGATCGAGCGGAGCATCGCGATGCCCCGCCGCACGGAGCCGGTCACGGCCTCGGAGCTGATCGTGGCGCCCGTGACGGCGAGCACGCCGTCGTCGGCCCGGCTCTTCACGACCCTGAGCCTGCTCTCGTCGCGCCCGTCGAACTGCGCCTGGAACCAGGGCCTGAGCCCCTCCTCGCCTACAGCCTTCCCCGCGAGCATCTGCCACAGCGTGTTCCTCGAGGCGACCTCCTGGATCTTCGTGCCCAGCCCCGGTGTCTCGCGCTGCGAGATGATGCGGATGCCGGTGACGGCGAACGCGGTGTCCACGCCGACCATGGTGGCGATGGTGCTCGAGTAGCCCCTGCCGTAGGCGACGAACGTGTACCCGGCCGCCTCCGTCGACCCCTCGGACGGGTACGCCGCGTAGCACACGAAGCGCGCCCCGTTCATGACGGAGTCGGTCTCGACCCTCTCGAACACAGCCCCCTCGACCTCCGGGAGCACCTCCCTGCGGGCGGCCTCCTGCTCCTCGAGGTCGTAACGCTCCTTCACCTCGCGCGTGGCCTGGTAGGCGACGGAGAGCGCCACGCTCGCGGCGCACGCGATGACGGTGAGGGTCCCCGCGAGCTTCAGGAAGTCACGCACGCTTCCCGACCTCCCCGAAGCGCCGCGGCCTCGTCGTGCGGTCGATGAGCGGCGTGGCCACGTTCATGATCAGGATCGAGTAGCACACGCCCTCGGGGTAGCCGCCGACGAGCCTGATGACGCTCGTGAGAAGCCCGCACCCCACGCCGAAGACGAGCATGCCCTTCGGCGAGACGGGCGACGTCACCATGTCGGTCGCCATGAAGAACGCCCCGAGCATGAGCCCGCCCGCGAGCACGTGGAAGAGCGCGTTGCCCGTGAAGAGCCCGTCGGGCCCGCCGAAGATCCAGGCCAGGGCCGCGACCGTCGCGATGTAGCTCACCGGGATCCGCCAGCCGATGTACCGTTTGAACATGAGGTAGGCGGCGCCGATGAGGAGCAGGAGCGCGGAGGTCTCGCCGATGCACCCGCCGGTGTTTCCGAGGAACATGTGCATCGCCGTGTCCGGCGAGCCCAGGTCCGCGAGCACCTCGCGCGCCTGCGCGAGCTGGTGCGTGGACGACGCCGGGTCGGCGAGGATGGCGCCCGCCGTCCGCCAGACGCCGAGCGGCGTCGCCTGCGTGAGAACGTCCACGCCCTGAAGCGGCGCGCCGGAGAGCGTGCCGGCCCTCGCCGCGGCCCACGCCGTCGTCATGTGGACCGGCCACGACGCGGTGAGGAACGCGCGCCCGGCGAGCGCCGGGTTCAGCACGTTGTACCCCAGGCCGCCGAAGACCTGCTTGCCGATGGCTATGGAGAAGAGCGACCCCACGAGCGGCATCCAGAGCGGGACGCCCGGGGGCAGGTTGAACGCGAGGAGCAGGCCCGCGACGAGCGCGCTGCCGTCGGCGACGGTCACCGGGACGCGCCGCATGCGCTGGATCGCCGCCTCCGTCGCCAGCGCGGTCACGCACGAGATGAGGACGATCAGAACGGCGCGCAACCCGAAGAAGTAGATCGAGCCCGCCAGGGCCGGCACGAGGGCGATGACGACGCCGTACATCACCTTCTCGACGGACACGCCCTCGCGGAGGTGGGGCGACGCGGACACGACCAGACGCTCCGGCATCAGGCCCGGCCTCCCCTCTCCGCGGCCGCCGCGGCGGTCCTCTCCGCGGCCCGGGCCGCCGCCTTGCGCCGCTCGGCGCTCAGGTACTTGCCCAGCTTGAAGCTGTGCACGAGCGGCCGCCTGGACGGGCAGACGAACCCGCACGACCCGCACTCCATGCAGTCCTGAAGCCCGGCGGCGACGGCGTCGTCCGTCTTCCCCGCCGCAACGAGCTTCTCGAGCAGCGTCGGCACGAGCTTCATCGGGCAGGTCTCAACGCAGTTCCCGCAGCGCAGGCACGGATCGGGAGCCCTCCAGTCGATCTCGTCCGGAGCCAGGAGGAGCACTCCCGACATCCCCTTGACCACCGGCACGTCGAGGGTCGCCTGGGCGACGCCCATCATCGGGCCGCCCGAGATGACCTTCGCCACCTCCCCCGTCGCCCCGCCGGACTGCTCGACGAGCGAGGAGACGAGGGTGCCGATCCGCGCGAGGTAGTTCGCCGGACGCGCGAGCGGGGTTCCCGCGACCGTCACGACCCGTCTGACGAGCGGCATCCCCAGGTGGCACGCCTCGTACACCGCGAACGCCGTGCCGACGTTCTGCACGACGACGCCGACGTCCATGGGAAGACCGCCCGAGGGCACCCTGCGCCCGGTGAGCGCGTCGATGAGCTGCTTCTCCGCGCCCTGCGGGTACTTCACCTCGAGCGGGACGACCTCGATGTCGGCGCCCGCCGGCGCCGCGCCGCGCATGGCCTGCACGGCGTCCATCTTGTTGGCCTCGATCCCGACGATGCCCTTGCGACACCCGAGGGCCCGCATGATGAGAAGGAGCCCCTTCACGATCTCGGCCGGTCTCTCGAGCATGAGCCTGTGGTCCGCCGTGAGCCACGGCTCGCACTCCGCCCCGTTCAGCACGGCGAGATCGATGGGCTTCGACTCGGGCGGTGACAGCTTGACGTGCGTGGGGAACGCCGCGCCGCCGAGCCCGACGACGCCCGCGTCGCGGACGGCGCGGCGGATGTCCTCGGGAGACAGCGAGTCGGGATCGCCTGGGGGCCGGACGGACTCGTGCCGGCGGTCGGCGCCGTCGCCCTCGATCACGATGGCGGGCCGCTCGCTGCCGAGCGGGTGCGGGAATCGCCCGACGGCCGCGACCTTGCCCGAGATCGGCGCGTGCACGGGGACCGACACGAAGCCGCTGGCGTCGCCGATCCTCTGCCCGACGAGGACGGCGTCGCCGATGCGAACGCACGGCTCGGCCGGCGCGCCGAGCGACTGCCCGAGCGGCACGACGGCGCGCTCGGGCAGCGCGGCCTCGGTGATCTCGAGGTGCCTGGTGGAAGCCTTGCGTGTCGGCGGATGCGCTCCGCCGGAGAACGTCCTCAGCCTCAGGTCAGGACTCCCGGGTCAGCGTCCCGGCCCGCCCCGGCCGCCGCGTGGCCGCCGGGTCGGGCGCACGGCGCTAGGACTGAAGCTCGATGACGAGCTTCGACTTGATGCCCATCTCCACCGTGCCGGACGCGGCGGCGGACGCGACGGAGGCACCTTCGCCTTTGAGCGTCATGTTCGAGTTGCTCGAGCTCCAGACGACGAGACCGTCCTCGGTCGAGATGAGCATGGTCCCATCCGTGGTCCCGCGCCCGGACATGAGCCACACCTCGCCGCCCTGCTCGGCGCGCCCCTCGAACTCGAAGTTCGTGACGCGCCGGATCTCCGCGCACGGGATGTCGTACCTGCGCTTGAACCCCAGCACGGTGTACGTGGACTCGCCCACGAAGTCGCGGTCGGCCCGCGTCGTGATGGTGGGGATGTTGTACGGCTCCGTCCAGGTCATGCCGACGGTCAGCGGCTCGGCAGGCAGGCTCGGAAGCACGTCATAGAGGAGCATGGCGAACTGACCCGCTCCGGACTCCAGCACGGCCTCGCCGGACAAGCCCGCCCAGCTCTCGATGGCGCCCGCCGGGGAGAGCGTGAACTGCAGCACCTTGCCCCTCAGGGTCGCGACGTCCTTGTCGGCCATCATCTGGTCGCCGACCGTGCGGGACCCGGCGGCGTAGTCGAAGCGCATGTCCATCTCGACCTTTTCGTCGCCGGCCTTCGTGATCGTGCACGTGGTCCGGAGCTCATGCGACGTGGCGATCGACTGCTCGTAGCCCACCCGCTTCACGCCGGACTGGCTCTCGACCTTGAAGCGGTACTTCATCGTCTGGCCCTGCTCGAACGAGCGCGTGACGGCCACCGGCGTGCCGGAGGCGTCCACCGCGGCGGTCCCGCCTCCCCCGCCCGCGGCGCAGCCGATGACGAGCCCGGACGCGGCAATGAGAACGACATGCGCCGCGATCGAGAACGAGACGATACGCGTGTTCATCCCGAGGCCTCCTTTCGGGCCGCCGGGCGCGCCGCTTTCCCGCGCGCCAGACGGGCAGACCCGTACCCGGAGTCTACCACAGACACAG
It encodes:
- a CDS encoding electron transport complex subunit E, with translation MSSMRELVKGVYRENPVFRLALGLCPTLAVTTSVENGLGMGAAATFVLLGSNVVISLLRKLIPARVRIPCFIIVIASFVTIVELVMGAYLPELSKSLGIFIPLIVVNCIIMARAEAFAAKSGLRASILDAVGMGIGFTLALVVIGTIREVLGDGKLFGYMVFGPKFQPVLLVLLAPGGFITMGLLMGYLNVLDARAARKADAARNPKG
- the rsxA gene encoding electron transport complex subunit RsxA, with the protein product MDLGHLLAVVVGAIFVSNFVLMRYLGLCPFVGVSKDLDSAVGMGMAVIFVMTLASLATWFVYTYLLVPLGIVYLRTIAFILVIATLVQFVEMVMEKTAPALHRSLGIYLPLITTNCAVLGVAVVNVDEFMVTGIARNASFIYTVVHGFAAGVGFTLALVLMAAIRERIQLDAIPKSMRGIPITFVIAGLMAIAFLGFTGLRVG
- a CDS encoding RnfABCDGE type electron transport complex subunit D; amino-acid sequence: MPERLVVSASPHLREGVSVEKVMYGVVIALVPALAGSIYFFGLRAVLIVLISCVTALATEAAIQRMRRVPVTVADGSALVAGLLLAFNLPPGVPLWMPLVGSLFSIAIGKQVFGGLGYNVLNPALAGRAFLTASWPVHMTTAWAAARAGTLSGAPLQGVDVLTQATPLGVWRTAGAILADPASSTHQLAQAREVLADLGSPDTAMHMFLGNTGGCIGETSALLLLIGAAYLMFKRYIGWRIPVSYIATVAALAWIFGGPDGLFTGNALFHVLAGGLMLGAFFMATDMVTSPVSPKGMLVFGVGCGLLTSVIRLVGGYPEGVCYSILIMNVATPLIDRTTRPRRFGEVGKRA
- a CDS encoding FMN-binding protein — protein: MRDFLKLAGTLTVIACAASVALSVAYQATREVKERYDLEEQEAARREVLPEVEGAVFERVETDSVMNGARFVCYAAYPSEGSTEAAGYTFVAYGRGYSSTIATMVGVDTAFAVTGIRIISQRETPGLGTKIQEVASRNTLWQMLAGKAVGEEGLRPWFQAQFDGRDESRLRVVKSRADDGVLAVTGATISSEAVTGSVRRGIAMLRSIVAPVEAAEQGATAARAEPGVPTSTTEAAP
- the rsxC gene encoding electron transport complex subunit RsxC, producing MRLRTFSGGAHPPTRKASTRHLEITEAALPERAVVPLGQSLGAPAEPCVRIGDAVLVGQRIGDASGFVSVPVHAPISGKVAAVGRFPHPLGSERPAIVIEGDGADRRHESVRPPGDPDSLSPEDIRRAVRDAGVVGLGGAAFPTHVKLSPPESKPIDLAVLNGAECEPWLTADHRLMLERPAEIVKGLLLIMRALGCRKGIVGIEANKMDAVQAMRGAAPAGADIEVVPLEVKYPQGAEKQLIDALTGRRVPSGGLPMDVGVVVQNVGTAFAVYEACHLGMPLVRRVVTVAGTPLARPANYLARIGTLVSSLVEQSGGATGEVAKVISGGPMMGVAQATLDVPVVKGMSGVLLLAPDEIDWRAPDPCLRCGNCVETCPMKLVPTLLEKLVAAGKTDDAVAAGLQDCMECGSCGFVCPSRRPLVHSFKLGKYLSAERRKAAARAAERTAAAAAERGGRA
- a CDS encoding prenyltransferase, with translation MARGEMAGRQGRPGTPLRILLATRVHFWPVSILPVLVGSTLPFWLRPEGFVWSSGRFAVTLLAVLLIHIASNLANEYHDDRSAADRVNPRHGSLSGGSGLIQAGALPAGAFLAGAIACYAAAAGLGLWLNAVLPGNLALVLGVVGVLGGYFYTAPPLKLSHRGLGEVAVALLFGVLPVVGAYFVQARTVSWQVVVASLPLSFAVALVLWVNEIVDAVPDAAAGKATLVTRVGARAAGRWGVLALTTLAFASLFLAVFTASLIPLTLVAVLAFGLARTVVVDCWSRHARPADLAAAQRAALKLHAVLGVVIALSALVAAGG
- a CDS encoding RnfABCDGE type electron transport complex subunit B, yielding MLAYASRVFAVRRDPRVEKVLAALPGVNCGACGFPGCQGFAEAAVKGDVAEGAVCPPGGNETMVKVAEILGTEHAQLVPKVAVVHCAGGASTSVQRVTYEGIEDCRAALLVGGHPKACIFGCLGLGTCRSVCPFGAIAIDEEGRVRIDAKRCTGCGKCVEACPVGIIELAPRDMRVHVRCSSHDKGPAAKKVCSVACIACQLCVKKCPHGAIRMDDNLAVIDYTKCTNCGICAAVCPTKAIIDEVKVRPKALIGSRCEGKGRCKEVCPVKAITGEPGQRHEVSRGACIGCGLCLDVCPTRAITMVGALGPQKERS